In one Pseudomonas sp. 31-12 genomic region, the following are encoded:
- a CDS encoding bacteriophage N4 adsorption protein A, with protein sequence MNRPLLTLMATGLSLIPALVHAQTLPLPLTGPAYVTANEAYSAYERKDYDLAIAKAREALRQRADITRLNTLIVLAQRDKDLRDHPKRYSPSRQAPGFGAAAQAFKAYDRDDFGAAAQASRKAIAQAPKRMDYRLLLIESLQRQQHLQEADQATTQALAVFPDDDTLLMRREAIRRQLAAPLAVQGYRALEQGQVPLAVDQARKAVAWAPEIGANQQLLISALLAAKDYRGAELAASGALAQDDGEIAPWILRSYALDRQGKTAAAQADLNQALAIEGLLETETRDIRFFAADAALAHGEPQRALDQLQPLADDEGGEVALRRTAARMALRQKNNGLNAVAQFPAPALNCQETAFGLVCDIWPGNQRDGGTDKAGQAYAALASKDPASAVVLANEAIARAPQNPAYRRLLVSALSDQKRVLEAIAAASEGLKFTGDDARLLAQRGRLRQQSGDDAGAREDFTQALALGSLPAYEEASLYSAIGQRRTARERLQQARDTGELESMSDLQIAYLSVQAGDDDGANVSFRKADADTRLTPTATQDAAYNAMRVSEDEQAVSYFKRVIDANNAGELDLSPQQLFDTRRAVADVSRTWGLTNTTSYRGNSTSSGLSSAPSGGNSSNDSLQNSTELSWRPLGYRNARFVELYGRVTDTLWSKNSDSDTGFDALQGAVGVRVKPFTSLNVMAAVERTFPLGSSDVDGDWLLRLGYGASVGTDLRVDASSWWTSQLFAEAGHYVNDSRDYFNSEWQVGRSYAIGGAGSRWVTFPHVVAAFDYDSKMNSGTDADGKSDSSSGKAGGIGVGNNVRYWFREDAYNAPRSYVDFSLQYRVKVLGDDRAQGVFGRLTYSY encoded by the coding sequence ATGAATCGCCCCTTGCTGACCCTCATGGCTACGGGGCTGAGCCTGATACCTGCGCTGGTTCATGCCCAAACGCTGCCATTGCCGTTGACCGGCCCGGCCTATGTCACCGCCAACGAGGCCTACAGCGCCTACGAGCGCAAAGACTACGACCTGGCCATCGCCAAGGCCCGCGAAGCGTTGCGTCAGCGCGCCGACATCACCCGTTTGAACACGCTGATCGTGCTGGCGCAACGGGACAAGGATCTGCGTGATCATCCCAAACGCTACTCACCGTCACGTCAGGCGCCGGGTTTCGGCGCCGCGGCCCAGGCCTTCAAAGCCTATGATCGCGATGATTTCGGCGCTGCGGCACAGGCGTCGCGCAAAGCCATCGCTCAAGCACCCAAGCGCATGGATTATCGACTGCTGCTGATCGAGTCGTTGCAGCGTCAACAACATCTTCAAGAAGCGGATCAGGCCACCACTCAGGCACTGGCCGTGTTCCCGGACGACGATACGTTGCTGATGCGCCGCGAAGCGATTCGCCGACAATTGGCGGCGCCGCTGGCCGTCCAAGGTTATCGCGCCCTGGAGCAAGGCCAAGTGCCGTTGGCCGTGGATCAGGCCCGGAAAGCCGTCGCCTGGGCACCGGAAATCGGCGCCAATCAGCAACTGCTGATCAGCGCCCTGCTCGCGGCCAAGGATTACCGAGGGGCCGAGCTGGCCGCCTCCGGCGCACTGGCTCAGGACGATGGCGAAATCGCACCGTGGATTCTGCGCAGCTACGCCCTTGATCGTCAGGGCAAAACAGCGGCGGCCCAGGCTGACCTGAACCAGGCTCTGGCTATCGAGGGTCTGCTGGAAACGGAAACCCGTGACATTCGTTTCTTCGCCGCCGACGCCGCGCTGGCCCATGGCGAGCCTCAGCGGGCGCTCGATCAGTTGCAACCGTTGGCCGACGACGAAGGCGGCGAAGTGGCCCTTCGACGCACGGCCGCCAGAATGGCGCTGCGACAGAAGAACAACGGCTTGAACGCTGTTGCCCAGTTCCCGGCCCCGGCCTTGAACTGTCAGGAAACGGCATTTGGCCTGGTCTGCGATATCTGGCCGGGCAACCAGCGCGACGGCGGAACCGACAAGGCCGGCCAGGCCTACGCCGCACTCGCCAGCAAGGACCCCGCCTCAGCCGTCGTCCTGGCGAATGAAGCCATTGCCCGTGCGCCGCAGAATCCGGCGTATCGGCGGTTGCTCGTCAGCGCCCTGAGTGACCAGAAACGAGTGCTCGAAGCCATTGCGGCAGCCAGTGAGGGCCTCAAGTTCACAGGCGATGACGCGCGGCTGCTGGCCCAACGCGGTCGTCTGCGCCAGCAATCGGGTGACGACGCCGGGGCTCGCGAGGACTTTACCCAGGCCTTGGCGCTGGGCAGCCTGCCTGCTTATGAAGAAGCCAGTTTGTACAGCGCCATCGGCCAGCGTCGAACTGCACGCGAACGGCTGCAACAAGCGCGGGACACGGGCGAACTGGAATCGATGAGCGACCTGCAAATCGCTTACTTGTCGGTCCAGGCTGGCGACGATGACGGCGCCAACGTGTCGTTCCGCAAGGCCGACGCCGACACCCGACTCACGCCGACCGCCACTCAGGATGCGGCCTACAACGCGATGCGGGTCAGCGAGGACGAGCAAGCCGTCAGCTACTTCAAGCGCGTCATCGACGCCAATAATGCCGGTGAACTGGACCTGTCCCCGCAGCAGCTGTTCGACACCCGTCGCGCCGTGGCCGATGTCTCGCGCACCTGGGGTTTGACCAACACCACCAGTTATCGCGGCAACAGCACCAGCAGCGGCCTGAGCTCAGCGCCGAGCGGCGGCAATAGCAGCAATGACAGCCTGCAAAACAGCACCGAACTGTCCTGGCGTCCGTTGGGTTATCGCAACGCACGGTTTGTCGAACTCTACGGACGCGTCACCGACACGCTGTGGAGCAAGAACAGTGATTCGGACACCGGTTTCGATGCACTGCAAGGTGCCGTGGGTGTACGGGTCAAACCCTTTACGTCGCTGAACGTGATGGCCGCCGTCGAGCGCACATTCCCCTTGGGATCGTCGGACGTCGACGGTGACTGGCTGCTGCGTCTGGGCTATGGCGCAAGCGTCGGGACCGATCTGCGGGTCGATGCCTCCAGCTGGTGGACTTCGCAGTTGTTCGCTGAAGCCGGACATTACGTCAACGATTCGCGTGACTATTTCAACAGCGAATGGCAGGTCGGCCGCAGCTATGCCATCGGTGGCGCAGGCTCGCGCTGGGTGACGTTCCCCCATGTGGTGGCCGCGTTCGATTACGACTCGAAGATGAACAGCGGCACCGACGCCGACGGCAAGTCGGACTCATCGTCCGGCAAAGCCGGCGGCATCGGTGTCGGCAACAACGTGCGCTACTGGTTCCGCGAAGACGCGTACAACGCGCCCCGCTCCTATGTCGACTTCTCCCTGCAGTACCGCGTCAAGGTGCTGGGCGATGATCGCGCTCAAGGTGTCTTCGGTCGCCTGACTTATTCCTATTGA
- a CDS encoding alginate O-acetyltransferase AlgF, translating to MNIRFCLWLGLGLIPMGANAAPEIAQLYAPKLPEGSAWVRVVNPSDTAMQVQVGQGASFALSTQSTVASPFQVVDSRQPLQVTVNGREIKGLSAPKSAWVTLILDSDPAQAPRLVIDPPLRGKDLRAELNLYNLANGCEKAGVKLANHAPVFNQVPFNGQAQRTINPVQATLVASCEQNSSLPFKLAPFKAGDRYSLFLVGSRQAPRLIGLVDQTAP from the coding sequence ATGAACATTCGATTCTGTTTGTGGTTGGGACTTGGCCTGATCCCGATGGGGGCAAACGCCGCCCCTGAAATTGCCCAGTTGTACGCGCCAAAACTGCCCGAGGGTTCCGCGTGGGTTCGGGTGGTCAATCCCTCCGACACCGCCATGCAGGTCCAGGTGGGCCAGGGCGCGAGTTTCGCCCTTTCGACCCAGTCGACGGTCGCCAGTCCTTTTCAGGTCGTGGACTCGCGACAGCCGCTGCAAGTGACCGTCAACGGTCGCGAAATAAAAGGCCTGAGCGCACCGAAAAGTGCGTGGGTCACGCTTATTCTCGACAGTGACCCGGCACAGGCACCTCGCCTGGTCATCGACCCACCGCTGCGCGGCAAAGACCTGCGCGCCGAACTCAACCTGTACAACCTGGCCAACGGTTGCGAAAAGGCCGGGGTGAAACTGGCCAACCATGCCCCTGTGTTCAATCAGGTGCCGTTCAACGGCCAGGCCCAGCGCACGATCAACCCGGTGCAAGCGACACTGGTTGCCAGTTGCGAGCAGAACAGCAGCCTGCCGTTCAAGCTGGCGCCCTTCAAGGCCGGCGATCGTTACAGCCTGTTCCTGGTCGGCTCCCGGCAGGCTCCACGCCTGATCGGCCTTGTCGACCAGACCGCGCCATGA
- a CDS encoding twin-arginine translocation pathway signal produces the protein MTFQLKSRLPVPAIIASLLLSLSGSGVEAASAVITGEGGWLFPAWESLNKVDNPGTARNIALVKQLQQNLAREHISLVVLVVPMKAPFYAARLPANQPLSPTVMQRYEHLQSDLSQAGLTTLNIKPVLQRTEHGKQTAFYRADYHWTAWSAENTADATAQLITERYRLQGEPGGGAALGEWFDRRAFGDLASNFLPAIKRKSIGRDIYTVRHQAQNDLLIDDAPAPVQVIGNSFVQPYLGFTQKLSNALDRPVALTWNPGDVGPWATLLQYLESADFAQHKPQVIVWQFNEGQFHLGPDAAANWNAKGVTSLSQWHQRINKALP, from the coding sequence ATGACCTTTCAATTGAAATCTCGCTTGCCGGTTCCCGCCATTATTGCCAGTTTGTTATTGAGCCTGTCGGGCTCCGGTGTTGAAGCGGCCTCGGCGGTCATTACCGGGGAAGGTGGCTGGCTGTTCCCGGCCTGGGAAAGCCTGAACAAGGTCGACAACCCCGGCACGGCCCGCAACATTGCGCTGGTGAAACAACTCCAGCAGAACCTTGCCCGGGAACACATCAGTCTGGTCGTATTGGTGGTGCCGATGAAAGCGCCGTTTTATGCCGCGCGTCTGCCCGCCAATCAGCCCTTGAGCCCGACCGTGATGCAGCGCTACGAGCACTTGCAGAGCGACCTGAGCCAGGCAGGCCTGACCACGCTGAACATCAAGCCTGTCCTGCAACGCACCGAACACGGCAAACAGACCGCGTTTTACCGCGCCGACTACCACTGGACAGCCTGGAGTGCGGAAAACACCGCTGACGCCACGGCGCAACTGATTACCGAGCGTTACCGCCTGCAAGGCGAACCCGGCGGTGGCGCTGCGCTGGGCGAGTGGTTTGACCGTCGCGCGTTCGGTGATCTGGCGAGCAATTTCCTGCCGGCGATCAAGCGCAAATCGATTGGTCGCGACATTTACACCGTTCGCCATCAGGCCCAGAACGACTTGCTGATCGATGACGCACCGGCACCGGTCCAGGTGATCGGCAACAGCTTCGTCCAGCCTTACCTGGGCTTTACGCAAAAGCTTTCCAATGCCCTGGACCGTCCCGTCGCGCTGACCTGGAACCCTGGCGATGTCGGCCCATGGGCTACGCTGCTGCAATACCTGGAGTCTGCGGATTTCGCCCAACACAAACCGCAAGTGATCGTCTGGCAATTCAACGAGGGCCAATTCCACCTCGGCCCCGATGCCGCAGCTAACTGGAACGCCAAAGGCGTCACCTCGCTGAGCCAATGGCATCAGCGCATCAATAAGGCTCTTCCGTGA
- a CDS encoding VOC family protein: protein MVSKNTICLWYDGAALEAATFYAKTFPDSAVDTILRAPDDYPAGKQGDVLTVEFTVMGIPCLGLNGGSGVKHNEAFSFQVATDDQAETDRLWNAIVGNGGQENVCGWCQDKWGLSWQITPRVLTDAINHPDPAAAKRAFNAMMQMGKIDVAAIEAAVRG, encoded by the coding sequence ATGGTCAGCAAAAACACGATTTGTCTCTGGTACGACGGCGCTGCGCTGGAGGCCGCGACGTTCTACGCCAAGACGTTTCCCGACAGCGCGGTGGACACCATTCTTCGCGCGCCTGACGACTATCCGGCGGGCAAGCAGGGCGATGTGTTGACGGTCGAGTTCACGGTGATGGGCATTCCTTGTCTCGGCTTGAACGGAGGCTCGGGGGTCAAGCATAACGAGGCGTTCTCGTTCCAGGTGGCGACCGATGACCAGGCCGAAACGGACCGCTTGTGGAACGCGATTGTCGGAAACGGCGGCCAGGAAAACGTCTGTGGCTGGTGCCAGGACAAATGGGGATTGTCGTGGCAGATCACGCCTCGTGTCCTGACGGATGCCATCAACCATCCTGATCCAGCGGCGGCCAAGCGCGCGTTCAACGCCATGATGCAGATGGGGAAAATCGACGTCGCGGCGATTGAAGCGGCTGTCAGGGGTTAA
- a CDS encoding MFS transporter, protein MANHYRELLAIPGVMGLVVASSIARLPQAMIGIGIIIMLVQQTGLYWLAGSVAGTFTLANALFGPQVSKLVDRRGQSRVLPLMTAFSVGMLLALILAVYMKAPPVLLFILAALAGTMPSMPAMIRARWSQLFRGKPQLHTAFSLDTVITEMAFIIGPPLAIGLSTRFFAEAGPLVAVLLLVIGVTAFLLQRQTEPKVVVGRKENAGSALLIPGLRTIVLALLAMGAIGGSIDVAVVAFANAQDWPASASFILAAYALGSLIAGLTFGALRFSLPVEKQFFVGVLVTAVTGVLPIFSPNVYILSGMLFVAGMSFAPTMVVVMNLGTIIVPPSRITEGLTWMSTGISIGVALGGVAAGLIIDVYGARAGFGVAIVAGIFMVVVVLLGLPALRATSAVCAEPGFQSSAR, encoded by the coding sequence ATGGCAAATCACTACCGCGAACTGCTCGCAATCCCCGGCGTAATGGGGTTGGTGGTCGCGAGCTCCATTGCCCGTTTGCCCCAGGCAATGATCGGTATCGGCATCATTATCATGTTGGTGCAGCAGACGGGTCTTTATTGGCTGGCCGGTTCAGTCGCGGGCACTTTTACATTAGCGAATGCGCTGTTCGGCCCGCAAGTATCGAAACTCGTTGATCGGCGAGGTCAAAGTCGGGTTCTGCCGCTTATGACTGCTTTCAGTGTTGGCATGTTGTTGGCGCTGATACTTGCGGTGTATATGAAGGCTCCGCCTGTCCTGCTTTTTATCCTTGCTGCACTGGCGGGCACGATGCCAAGTATGCCCGCCATGATAAGAGCGCGCTGGTCACAACTGTTCCGTGGCAAGCCGCAATTGCACACGGCCTTTTCCCTGGACACGGTTATCACTGAGATGGCCTTTATTATCGGCCCACCCCTGGCCATTGGTTTGAGCACCCGTTTCTTCGCCGAAGCCGGGCCGCTGGTTGCCGTCTTGCTGCTGGTCATCGGTGTGACAGCTTTTCTGCTGCAACGGCAGACAGAACCGAAGGTGGTCGTGGGCCGCAAGGAGAACGCAGGCTCGGCTTTGCTGATCCCCGGCCTTCGCACGATTGTCCTGGCGCTGCTGGCGATGGGTGCGATTGGTGGATCAATCGATGTGGCGGTGGTTGCCTTCGCCAACGCGCAAGACTGGCCAGCGTCTGCCAGCTTCATTCTGGCCGCCTATGCGCTCGGCTCCCTGATAGCTGGCCTGACGTTCGGCGCGTTAAGGTTTTCCTTGCCGGTTGAAAAACAGTTCTTCGTTGGAGTACTGGTCACGGCCGTCACCGGCGTACTGCCGATTTTCTCACCGAACGTCTACATCCTCTCGGGGATGCTATTTGTGGCCGGCATGTCATTTGCGCCAACGATGGTCGTGGTCATGAACCTCGGTACGATCATTGTTCCACCGTCCCGGATCACCGAAGGTCTGACGTGGATGTCGACGGGCATCAGCATCGGCGTAGCGCTCGGTGGCGTGGCCGCGGGTCTTATCATCGATGTCTACGGCGCGCGGGCAGGTTTCGGTGTCGCCATTGTCGCGGGGATCTTCATGGTGGTGGTCGTGCTTCTGGGGCTACCTGCACTTCGCGCCACGTCAGCGGTTTGCGCCGAGCCGGGCTTCCAGTCATCAGCCCGCTAG
- a CDS encoding GNAT family N-acetyltransferase — MQRTTSRLLLRPPRSEDLASLFAIYGDPATNQYNPAGPLTVIDQAETLLEDWIRHWTLHGYGLWTITTRASPDCVIGFGGMGLRKFGEVELLNLGYRLAVTAWGQGYATELSRAALEYGFDELKVPEVFALVRPAHTASIGVLEKIGMQRVDVLDDVPGQAPSLVYKVSRSLIGD; from the coding sequence ATGCAACGAACCACCTCGCGATTGCTGTTAAGGCCGCCTCGATCCGAAGACCTGGCCAGCCTGTTTGCTATCTACGGCGACCCTGCCACGAACCAGTACAACCCGGCCGGGCCTTTGACTGTGATTGACCAGGCTGAAACGCTGCTGGAAGACTGGATTCGCCACTGGACCCTACACGGTTACGGGCTGTGGACCATTACCACCCGTGCTTCCCCGGATTGCGTTATCGGTTTCGGCGGGATGGGTCTGCGCAAATTTGGTGAAGTCGAGCTGCTGAACCTCGGTTATCGATTGGCCGTGACTGCGTGGGGGCAAGGCTATGCGACCGAATTGAGCAGGGCGGCGCTTGAATATGGATTCGATGAGCTGAAGGTGCCGGAGGTTTTTGCGCTGGTCAGGCCTGCCCACACCGCCTCGATAGGCGTGCTGGAAAAGATCGGCATGCAACGTGTCGACGTGCTGGATGACGTACCGGGGCAGGCGCCGAGTCTTGTTTACAAAGTCAGTCGGTCCTTGATCGGGGACTGA
- a CDS encoding cytochrome c family protein: MKNAAALTLALALTAGLSGAQARAAGDAEAGATLFKRICGGCHQVGESARGSFGPQLNGIFGRPSGSSTDYQYSDAMKSAGIVWTRETLTAYLENPKEVVPGTRMIFWGLSDPEKIENLLAYLQTFQPQ; the protein is encoded by the coding sequence ATGAAGAACGCCGCAGCCCTCACCCTGGCCCTGGCTCTCACTGCGGGGTTGTCCGGTGCGCAAGCCCGGGCAGCCGGCGATGCTGAGGCGGGGGCGACACTGTTCAAGCGAATATGCGGCGGCTGCCATCAGGTCGGGGAGTCGGCGCGTGGTTCGTTCGGGCCGCAACTCAATGGCATTTTTGGACGCCCGTCTGGCAGCAGCACAGATTATCAATATTCCGACGCCATGAAATCGGCCGGCATCGTCTGGACCCGCGAAACCCTGACCGCGTACCTTGAAAATCCAAAGGAAGTGGTGCCCGGCACCCGCATGATTTTCTGGGGGCTCAGCGATCCGGAAAAGATCGAAAACCTGTTGGCGTATCTTCAGACCTTTCAGCCGCAGTAG
- a CDS encoding trans-acting enoyl reductase family protein, giving the protein MSTLLIYGATGYTGRMVAAQAKAEGLDFEIAGRDETRVAALARQLSVPYRTFAPDAQTAQALSGVTVLLNCAGPFVRTAEPLMRACIEAGVDYLDITAEINVYRLAERLGEEAGVMLLPGVGWDVVPTDCLAMHVVRRVDHPQSLRIALQVAGSMSRGSANSVGEIIGAGLMARVDGVLVPAPDAQPRHFDFGAGPVLCAPLSFGDLVTGGRSTGIANIAMFVHISGEAFPEGDLSQLPDGPSEQERLSHRARAVAEVTGADGQVARSRIETLNGYSYTPLAAVEAARRVLAGERRSGFETPGRLFGVEFAESIAGTVIVDL; this is encoded by the coding sequence ATGAGCACGCTGCTGATTTACGGCGCAACCGGGTACACCGGCCGGATGGTGGCGGCACAGGCGAAAGCTGAGGGGCTGGACTTCGAAATCGCCGGTCGCGACGAGACAAGGGTGGCGGCACTCGCGCGGCAGCTGAGCGTGCCTTATCGCACCTTCGCGCCAGACGCTCAAACGGCGCAAGCACTGAGCGGCGTCACCGTCCTGTTGAACTGCGCCGGCCCTTTTGTGCGCACGGCAGAGCCTTTGATGCGGGCCTGTATCGAGGCCGGAGTCGACTATCTCGACATCACCGCCGAGATCAACGTTTATCGACTGGCTGAACGGTTGGGTGAGGAAGCCGGCGTGATGCTGTTGCCCGGCGTCGGCTGGGACGTTGTCCCCACGGACTGTCTTGCCATGCACGTTGTCCGCCGCGTCGACCATCCGCAGTCGCTGCGGATCGCGCTGCAGGTTGCAGGCTCCATGTCGCGCGGATCGGCCAACAGTGTCGGCGAGATCATCGGTGCAGGATTGATGGCGCGGGTTGACGGCGTACTCGTTCCTGCGCCGGATGCGCAACCGCGTCACTTCGATTTCGGCGCCGGGCCTGTGCTCTGTGCGCCGCTGTCGTTTGGTGATCTGGTCACGGGTGGGCGCTCGACGGGCATCGCGAACATCGCCATGTTCGTTCACATCAGCGGAGAAGCTTTCCCCGAGGGTGACTTGTCACAGCTTCCCGATGGCCCCAGCGAGCAAGAGCGCTTGTCTCACCGGGCGCGTGCGGTTGCGGAGGTGACAGGGGCCGATGGGCAGGTGGCGCGGTCGAGGATCGAGACCCTAAACGGCTACTCCTACACACCGTTGGCCGCCGTGGAAGCCGCGCGACGCGTGTTGGCCGGGGAGCGGCGTTCCGGCTTCGAAACGCCGGGTCGTCTGTTCGGTGTCGAATTTGCCGAGAGCATTGCCGGTACGGTGATTGTTGATCTTTAA
- a CDS encoding VOC family protein: MLDHVFISVSDTRRSVNFYTAALAPLGISLRLDYDGKDGPPGHPDLKGFGAQGRVFFWLREGAVEGRAAHVGFVANSRDEVDAAYAAAMEAGATDHGAPGARLHYDPNYYAANVLDPDGYSIEFVYKNWQHPQ; this comes from the coding sequence ATGCTTGATCATGTTTTTATCTCCGTGAGCGACACCCGGCGCTCCGTCAATTTCTACACCGCGGCGCTCGCACCGCTGGGGATCTCTCTCCGGCTGGATTACGACGGCAAGGACGGCCCGCCCGGTCACCCGGACCTCAAGGGTTTCGGCGCACAGGGCCGCGTATTTTTCTGGCTGCGTGAAGGTGCGGTGGAGGGACGGGCTGCTCATGTCGGGTTCGTTGCGAACAGCCGGGATGAGGTCGATGCAGCCTATGCCGCTGCGATGGAAGCGGGCGCAACGGATCACGGTGCTCCTGGCGCACGGTTGCATTACGACCCGAACTATTACGCGGCCAACGTACTGGACCCGGACGGGTACAGCATCGAGTTCGTCTATAAAAACTGGCAGCACCCACAATGA
- a CDS encoding SDR family NAD(P)-dependent oxidoreductase: MSVIVITGGSRGIGASTAMQCARRGMGVILTYKNNQKAADSVVQRIQSEGGKAVALELDVSDAGTFGVFVAAVRQALQSNWQATTLGGLVNNAGHGLFNPIETVTETQFDDLMNVHLKGPFFLTQALLPLMEEGASIVNLTSATTRVVTPGVAPYAAFKGGLEILTRYMAKEFGERRIRANAVSPGAIRTELGGGLSEEFETLLASQTALGRIGEPDDVGRVIATLMSEESGWINAQSIEVSGGYVI; this comes from the coding sequence ATGAGCGTCATCGTCATCACCGGCGGCAGCCGAGGCATCGGCGCCAGCACCGCAATGCAATGTGCCCGGCGCGGAATGGGCGTCATCCTGACCTACAAGAACAACCAGAAAGCGGCCGATTCGGTTGTTCAACGCATCCAGTCCGAGGGTGGCAAAGCTGTTGCCCTCGAACTCGATGTCAGCGATGCCGGAACGTTCGGCGTGTTCGTCGCTGCGGTACGGCAGGCGCTGCAATCGAACTGGCAAGCCACGACCCTGGGCGGTCTGGTCAACAATGCCGGCCACGGTCTGTTCAATCCGATTGAGACGGTCACCGAGACGCAGTTCGACGACCTCATGAATGTTCACCTCAAGGGCCCGTTTTTCCTGACCCAGGCCTTGTTGCCGCTGATGGAGGAGGGCGCGAGCATCGTCAACCTGACCAGCGCGACGACACGCGTGGTCACCCCGGGCGTGGCGCCCTATGCCGCGTTCAAGGGTGGGCTGGAAATCCTTACACGTTACATGGCCAAGGAGTTTGGCGAGAGGCGCATCCGTGCCAACGCCGTCTCGCCCGGTGCCATTCGCACCGAACTGGGGGGTGGCTTGAGCGAAGAATTCGAGACGCTGCTGGCCTCGCAGACGGCGCTCGGTCGCATTGGTGAACCGGACGATGTCGGTCGTGTGATCGCCACGCTGATGTCCGAAGAAAGTGGCTGGATCAACGCGCAGTCCATTGAAGTTTCCGGCGGTTACGTCATTTGA
- a CDS encoding AraC family transcriptional regulator, giving the protein MENQLNELRALAARAENRRTETGIPRVAMVQGAIPEHQLAAVYEPMINLILQGSKSMTVGDRTLRYDPATYFVMSIELPAVGSVHPATTGEPYLAVALTLDPVVLATLLTDLPKPAAPPEQEAGFSVAAVTPVLMDAWVRMLRLMDRPADIAALSPVYEREILYRVLHGPHGWMLREIAAPDTAMARVSLAIQWIRRAFAEPLRVDEMARKASMSVSAFHRHFKAVTTLSPLQYQKRVRLLQARTLLLANAKSVTSAAFDVGYESATQFSRDYARVFGLPPARDAARILAEMRGRAD; this is encoded by the coding sequence ATGGAAAATCAACTGAATGAACTCAGGGCTCTTGCCGCAAGGGCCGAAAACAGGCGTACAGAGACTGGAATTCCGCGCGTGGCCATGGTCCAGGGTGCGATCCCCGAACATCAGCTGGCGGCGGTCTATGAACCGATGATCAACCTGATCCTGCAGGGCAGTAAGTCCATGACCGTCGGCGATCGTACGTTGCGGTATGACCCGGCAACCTATTTCGTGATGTCGATCGAACTGCCGGCGGTCGGCAGTGTGCATCCGGCCACAACCGGCGAACCGTATCTCGCCGTCGCCTTGACGCTGGACCCTGTCGTTCTGGCGACGTTGCTGACGGACCTGCCAAAACCTGCCGCACCGCCTGAACAGGAGGCCGGTTTTTCCGTGGCTGCGGTCACGCCCGTGCTGATGGATGCCTGGGTGCGCATGCTGCGATTGATGGACCGGCCGGCGGACATCGCGGCGCTGAGTCCGGTGTACGAGCGGGAGATTCTCTATCGGGTTTTGCATGGGCCCCACGGCTGGATGCTGCGCGAAATTGCTGCGCCCGATACGGCCATGGCTCGCGTGAGCCTGGCCATCCAGTGGATCCGCCGCGCCTTCGCCGAGCCGCTGCGGGTCGATGAAATGGCCCGGAAAGCGTCGATGAGCGTGTCTGCGTTTCATCGCCATTTCAAAGCCGTCACCACGCTCAGCCCCTTGCAGTATCAAAAACGCGTGAGGCTGCTTCAGGCAAGGACACTGTTGTTGGCGAACGCTAAAAGCGTCACCAGCGCCGCTTTCGACGTCGGCTATGAAAGCGCCACTCAGTTCAGCCGCGACTACGCTCGCGTCTTTGGCTTGCCTCCCGCACGGGATGCCGCGCGGATTCTCGCCGAGATGCGCGGTCGTGCCGACTGA